A window of Dehalococcoidia bacterium genomic DNA:
AAACAACTGTCACTGGAGTAGAAATGTTCCACAAGTTGCTCGATGAGGCTGAACCTGGTGATGCAGTAGGAACTCTTCTCCGTGGTGTAGAACGTGATGATATCGAGCGAGGCCAAGTTCTTGCAAAACCTGGTTCAATTAAACCAGTGACTGAGGCAGAAGCTGAAGTGTATGTATTGGCCAAAGATGAAGGTGGACGTCATACTCCGTTCTTCAGTGGGTACAAGCCACAGTTTTATATTCGGACAAGTGATGTTACTGGTGAAATTGCCTTGCCTAATGGCGTAGAGATGGTTATGCCTGGAGACAACACGCAAATGCACATAAAGCTAATAAACCCAATGGCGATGGAGCCAGGTTTAAGATTTGCTATTCGCGAAGGTGGAAGGACTGTTGGCGCCGGAGTAATTACCAGCGTCTCCTAGGAGAAAATGTGGCTAAGAAAAGAGGAGATGTTCGCCAATTAATTGAATTAGCTTGCACGGAGTGCAGGGAGCGAACTTATCACAGTGAAAAAAATCGAAGGAACGACCCTAATAGGCTTGAGCTGAACAAATTCTGCCCTCGTTGCAGATCCCACCAGCTTCATAGGGAGGTTAGGTAATTGACTCAAGCTAAAGGACGAAATCCGCTTCGTTCAGTTTTGGACGGAGGGCAAGCTAGGAAGCGTTCAAGATTCGCTATTGTGGGTGAGGTATATAGCGAGCTCACAAAAGTAACTTGGCCTTCACGGGAGGATGCAACGCGTCTTTCGATTTTAGTTATAGGGGTTTCTGCTGCGATTGGCTTGATTCTTGCAGCGTGGGACTTAGGATTTAGCGAACTAGTGGAACGTCTTTTCTTGTAGTTAGCCGCTCGGGTCTAGCAGCAATTGTGCAAGCGCTTGGAAAGTTGAACAAAATGACAGAGCAATTAATTACTACAGAATCTGATACTCATTGGTACATTATTCACACATATTCTGGACAAGAAGATCGTGTGAAGCGCAATTTGGAACTTCGAATTGAATCTATGGATGTCAAAGATAAAATTTTCCAAGTTGTAGTACCTACTGAGGAGGAAATAGAGATTAAAGAGGGCCAGCGAAAATCTGTCCAGAGGAAGATTTTCCCCGGCTATATATTAGTTCAAATGGAGATGGACGACCAAAGTTGGTATGTTGTGCGCAACACGCCTGGTGTCACAGGTTTTGTCTCTTCTGAGGATGAAAAAGAACGCCGGCCGAAGCCTGTACCATTAGGTCAACAAGAAGTCGACGGAATTCTGAATAGGATGGAAGCACCTTCACCAAGAGTCAAAGTAGGTTTAACTGTTGGCCAAATGGTACGAATAACTAGCGGTCCCTTTGCAGAATTTATGGGCGCGGTGGATTCAGTCGATGAAGATAAAGGTAAATTGAGAGTTTTGGTTTCCTTCTTTGGACGAGAAACTCCTGTAGAATTAGATTTCTTACAAGTAGAGAGGGCATAGTGGCAAAGAGAGTTAGAGCAATATTAAAACTACAGTTGCCTGCGGGCGGGGCTACTCCTGCTCCTCCGGTAGGCCCTGCATTGGGCCAGCACGGAATAAACATAATGCAGTTCGTGAAAGAATATAATGCTCGAACTGCAAATCAGGCTGGCACTATAATTCCAGCTGAAATTACAGTGTTTGAGGATACTTCGTTTACTTTTGTAACAAAGACTCCTCCAGCATCTGAACTAATTCGAAAAGCAACCAATCTTCCTAAAGGTTCCGAACGTGCAAGGCACGAACAAGTTGGAGTTATTTCACGTGCGTCTTTACGTGAAATTGCAGAATCTAAACAAAAAGATTTGAATGCAGCAGACGTTGATGCAGCTATCAAAATAATCGAAGGTACCGCTCGCAGTATGGGAGTGGGGGTTGAAGGAGAGTAAATGGCTGCTCAAAGTAAGAGATATACGAATGCTTCTGAACATATAGATAAAGAAAAGGCGTATGACGTTTCTGAAGCTATTGAATTAATAAAAAAAACTTCTACTACTAAGTTTGATGAAACTGTAGAAATTCATATTCGAACTAGTGCTGACCCGCGACACGCGGATCAGCAACTCCGTGGTATTGCTACGCTACCCCATGGTTTGGGTAAATCAGTACGTGTAGCAGTGTTTGTTACTGGCGAGGCAGCTAGAGCAGCAACTGAGGCTGGTGCTGAAATTGTTGGAGCTGATGATTTAATCGAGAAAGTAGATGGGGGGTTTCTTGATTTCGATGTTGCCATTGCGACTCCAGACATGATGGGGAAGATTGGTAAATTGGGCAGGGTGCTTGGCAGGAAAGGATTGATGCCGAATCCTCGTACTAACACGGTGGTCCAACCGCACGATATTGCAGGCGCAGTTGAAGAGGCAAAGAAAGGCCGAGTGGAACTGCGAATGGACCGTACTGCAATTATCCATTCCCCTGTAGGTAAAGCTAGTTTTGATAATGATAAATTAAGAGATAACGTGGCTTCAGTAGTCGATACTATCAATCAGCTTAAGCCTACTGCAATAAAAGGCCAGTTTGTGAAAACAGTATTCCTTACTACGACAATGGGTCCAAGTGTGCAATTAGATTTGGGCTCGACTATGGCAATGAAAATAGAGTAATATATAGCTTAGCACCGAAGACAGTGGGTCTCTAGAAATAGAGTTAAGCCATATGGGCCCACCGAGGTTTCCTGACTTTAATTGTTATGAACCCGCGTCTTCGGATGCGGGTTTTTTTGAGGTGAATTATGCCGACAGAGGCTAAAGTACAAGCAGTATCGGAGCTGGTAGATAAGTTAAGTCGTGCTTCTATTGCTATCTCCACTGATTTTTCAGGACTAACAGTCAACGAGATAACGGCGTTACGTCGTCATCTACGTGAGGCTGGCGTCGAATACAAAGTGGTTAAAAATAGAATTGCTTCAATTGCTGCGGAACAAGCAGGACTGGATTCTTTTAAAGAAATCCTCGAAGGAGCTTCAGGTATTGTCTTAGGTTACGGAGAGCCTGTTGCGGCAGCCAAGGCTGTAGATGAATACATCAAAGAGAGTCGTGCGGAAATGAAGATACGCAAGGGTATCTTGGAGGGCTTGTTGATATCCGAATCACAAGTAATAGCATTGGCTGCTCTTCCTGGCAAAGACCAATTGATTGCCAAGCTTTTAGGTCAAATGAATGCACCTATTTCGGGCTTGGTGAATGTATTAAGCGGACCTACTCGAGCCTTAGCTATTGTTTTACAGCGCAGGGCAGAGCAGCTAAGTGCTAGTAATTAAATTAAAGGAAGTATAGGGGGAAATATGGCAACGAAAGAGGAATTGTTAGAGTCTATAAAATCACTATCTGTTCTTGAGCTTGCAGAGCTGGTTAAGGCTTTGGAAGAGGAATTTGGCGTTAGCGCGGCTGCTCCCGTAGCTGTTGCGGCTGCACCTGCTGCTGGTGGGGATGCTGCCGCCGCAGGCGATGGTGCTGAAGAATCTGACGAAGTTACTGTGACACTTCAAGAGATTGGCGCAAATAAGATTAACGTTATCAAGGTTGTAAGAGAACTTACCAACTTGGGATTGCGTGAGGCTAAAGAATTAGTAGAATCTGCACCTGCTGCTATTCGAGAGAATATCAGCAAGGACGATGCTGCGGACACTGTTAAAAAACTTGAAGAAGCCGGTGCAACCGCATCCGTAGCGTAGTTAAGATATAAATTTAGAAGAGTGTGGTGGGCTCTAATGGTCACCACACTCTTCTACCGAAAGTAGGCGTATGTCATTAGGCGAAGTTCTCAAAGATGCTCTGGACAGAAATGAGAGATATATGATCCCTGCTGTTGAAGGTTTGTCGAGAGACCAATTAATGCTGAGGCCTGCTCCGGAATCTAATCCGATTGGCTGGCTCATGTGGCATCTATCCCGGGTCCAAGATTATGCCGTATCGACGCTTTCATCTGAAGAGACTGAGTGGGTTAAGGGCGAATGGTATAAGCACTTCAATATGGCTCCGGATCCTGGCTATCGTGGTAACGGAGACTCTAATGAACAAGTGGACGCGTTTTCTGCACCCAGTGCTCAAATTCTTATTGATTATTACAAGGCTGTACGCCAGAACACAGACAAGTTCCTCAATTCATTGAATGAATCTGAACTAGATCGAATGGTACCTCCCGTCAGAGGTACGGATCTGGTTCCTTTGAGAGAACGCCTTCCCGGAATAATGGTGGAATCTATTCATCATGGTGGGCAGGTTTCTTATGCTAGAGGTGCCTTGCTTGGAAGAGGATGGCTCGACGCCTAATAGTTCTCTCTTTTACGCAGTGCCCGAATCTCGTCGATACCAATTCCGCTACCAAGTTTCATAATGCAGAATTTCACTTACTGGTCGACGTTTAGATCCCCCAAAATGCTCCCCATCGGCAGGCCATCCTACCGGCACCATGCATGAGGTTGTGTATTCATTTGGTATACCTAGAAGTTTTTTAACCTCGTTTTCATGGCGACGATGGAACGTCGTGATAACGGATCCAAGACCCAATGCAGTGGCTGCTAGCATTAAATTTTGAACTGCGGGGTAAATCGATGCCCCGCTAGAAAAACTAGGAGTTCGCCCATTGGCTTCACTGATGCATGGAAAGATAAGAGCTGGGACCTCAGCCAGATGGTTAGCCAAGTATTGGGCAGATCTATACACGGCATTGCGGGGCCTTGAAGGATCGGATTCGTAAACTGCAATCCATCCATCATGATACCAATTTGCGATTTTATCTTTTTTATCTTGCTCGGTTACTACAACGAAAGACCAAGGTTGTTTGTTGCTACCAGAAGGAGCTCGGATGGCAGAATCAATAATACTCTCGATTAAAGACTTTGGTATTTTTGTAGGTTTAAATTTTCGTATTGCTCTTTGAGCGTAAATGGTTTCAAACAAATCAGGCATTTAAATTCCTATTAAATGGATCAGTAATTTAGTGAGAGGCTTAGATCACAGTCTTAGCCCACCTAATTAAGGGCTCCCAGTCTACAGTAATTAATGCTTAAGCGCTGAGGCTATATTTGTCTACACTGATTGGCTCGAACGAGATGTAGTCTTTTATCACTCGGCAGGCTGGAGATGGATTAAAATACGACCATGCGGCAGCTTCTGCTTCTCGACCTCTAATCCGCAGTGTCCAGAATGTAACCTTCCCATTATCTTTGCTCCAAATGGAATAATGCATTGGGTAAAGGAATTGCATTTTTATGTCCTGAGAAGGGATGTAATATTCCGAATGCATACCTGTAGCTGTCACTTTTATCGCACGGCTAGTGGAAGCTACTACAACCCCAGCGAATTCAATCGTAATAGTAGTATCAGGGTATTCAATAGATACTTTGGGCTTACTTGAATCTGATTCTAATTTAATCATTTACTGTTTACTTGGCAGATAGTGGATATAATTTTTTGAGGTGGGGTTTATGGTTCGTCACCATAATTTTCCATATGTGAGACCGCTCCTCTGCTAGCGAGCTCTTTTTCAAAATGCAGCCGTATCGCAGGATCTTCTTCTTTAAATTGGATTTGGGGACCACCTGTTTCTTTATATCTTGTTCCAACGTAGCCCGCAAACCTGGGGTTTCCGTATCTCAAAACTAGATACCGAATGGGTTCAGCACTACAGTTGAAATGCTGATGGTACCCTGGCCCAGGAGACATAAGAGTACCTGCTTTGTAACTCAATTGTTCCCACTCCGTTCCTGGTGAAGGATAAACACCTTCAGGCCACTGCAAGTCATAACCATCTCCGCTTAGAAAAAGGTAGGCTACATCTGAAACTAAACCTGCTTTTTTGCGATTCGCTTCACTTGTATGCGCTTTTTTATAGGTACCAGCGGGGAATTCTGATAAATGGCAAATGAAATGGCCGTTTGCCATATTTATCATCATATTTGCTCCTGGGCCCCGTGCAGTCCATCGATCAAGATTGACGTTATACACATTAGGAATGAAATTCGTTTCCATAAATCGATCTTCTAATTTCGTAGATTTTCCACTGAAATAGAGTTCATCATTTGGATCGAATCGATCTGGAAATGTCATTGGGCAATCAAAAATAAATTCAGGGCTGCCATATAGATTGAATGCGGTAGGCGCGTTAGTCGCCCCATAAAGCCTTGCAGTTTCATCACCGCTCGCATTATAAATTTCATGCCATGAATTTAATGGGATCGAAAAAACACTGCCAGTTTGCCATTCAAAAGTATGCTTAGGCGTGCCTTCATACCATACAGCAGTTGCGCCACGACCTTTGACAACAAAAAAAATCTCCTCATACATATGTCTTTCTAATTTAAACGACCCACCTGGAGGTATATCGCAGACAAAGCGTATTGTTCCTTGATTATTAACTAAAGCTCCATCTAATGGTTCTCCAGTCAAATCTAATAACGCTGCCTTTGTACCTGTCCGCTCCCAATTAGCAACTTCAATAGTATTAATATCAGGAACTAATTGCTGGGTATGTACTGCCAGCCCTTCATCGGATACCCATTTTTCATAAGGAGTCAGTGTCCATGGTTCATAACGTTCTGAGATAGAAACCATATTACCTCCAATCTGCTTCATTGATTATGCTTAAATCCATAACTCGACAGATAATGTATGAATGCTAACCTGTTGTGTAGATTCTTCAAAGAGGGCATGCGATGGATAATATAAAAAAGGCTGCGATGGACGCAATTGATCGTAATCGGAAGAAGCTAGAGGATCTGAGTTTGAGGATTCACTCGAACCCTGAAATTGGGTACGAGGAGGAAAAAGCTTCTAATTGGCTTGAAGATCAGCTGGATCAAGCAGGTTTTGTTGTGGAACATGGGATCTGCGATTTACCCACTGCTTTTAAAGCCACGAAAGGTTCAGGCCCGTTACATATTATTGTATGCGCAGAATATGATGCCCTCCCTGGGATAGGGCACGCGTGTGGACATAATGTGATTGCTGCCACAGCAGCAGGTGCGGGAATAGGAGCTGCTGAAATTGCAGATGATATCGGACTAAAAGTCACGGTATTGGGTACGCCAGCAGAGGAAGTTTTGAGATCTGGAGGCAAGATTCACTTGCTTGAAAATGGAGCCTTTGATGACGCACATGCAGCTATGATGACTCATCCGGCGCCTTGGGACGTGGCTACTTGGCCTATAGTGGCTGCTGCATTCATGGAAGTTCACTACGAAGGTAAATCTGCTCATGCTGCTGGGTTTCCCGAAAAAGGAATAAATGCGGCTGATGCAATGACAATTGCACAAACATCTATAGGGTTGTTACGCCAACAAATTCGTACTACGGACAGAGTTCATGGAATGATTACAAATGGAGGCGATGCCTTTAATATCATTCCTGCTCATGCGTCCGCTGACTATGCAGTGAGGGCTCGCACTTTGGATGAATTAGACGAGGTTTATCAAAAAGTTTTGCGTTGCTTTGAGGCAGGTGCATTGGCAACGGGTTCTAAGCTAAAGATAATTGGAGGAGATAAGCCATTTGCGCATTTAGAGCACGATTTAGAAATTGCCAATCTTTACCAGCTTAATGCAGAGGTTTTAGGTCGAAAATTTCCTGAATCAAATTTAGACAGCCCCGCAACACCAGTTTCTACTGACATGGGTAACGTTTCTTTGATGCTTCCCACTATTCATCCCGCCATTGGAATTGACTGCTTGCCTGCGGTCAATCATCAGCCCGAGTTTACTGCTGCATGCGCAACAGATTCTGCACTTCAAGCACTTTACGACGGTGCAGTTGCCATGGCATGGACCATGATTGATATGGCGTCACAGCCCCAAATAAAAGATAGATTGCTACATAAATAAAGGCAGCACCTGAAAATTCGAGGTGCTGCCTTTATTTATATTGTTTCAACTAAGCGACTAAACGTATCGCTACTACTAAGACTACGGTAATCAAGATGCCTGCGACAATCGTTCCTCTTATTGAGTCTAATGGGTTTTTCATAATTGAATTTTCTCCTATGGTTATTTCTTCTTACGCCCAAAGACCTTGTAGGTGACGAGCGGCCACCATGAAGAAGAGCATCGGGAATGAAAGCATAGTATTAGTACGTGAAGCGAGCAGTGCTGTGCGTGCCCATTTTGGCTGGTCGGCAGGTGCCGCAGTACCATTATCCATAGTGTCTTTGACAGCAGCAATTATTTTCTGCTGGTTAGGCCAAATAATGAACCATACATTAAACGCCATAATTATTCCGAGCACTCCACCAATAGCGATGTTACGGAATTGATATGAGTCCCAATAAGCGCTACCTTGCTCATAAGCGAACCCAAGGATCAAAGCAATTCCGAAGGCCAATGTGGCTAACGATGCCCACCTGAATATGTTTAACGAAAACGGGAGTATTGTTGTTTGATACTGCGGTCGCGCTGACGCTTCCATACGCGGTAATGCAACGGCCTGTATAAAGTTATAGAAATACAGTATTCCGATCCATAAAATTCCGCTAAAAATGTGTCCAACCCGCATGAGGTCAAGGTATATTGCTGTTCCAGTTAATTCCACGACACACACTCCTTACACTTATTCGTGGCGATTCTACTCTACAATTACTTCTCCGACCATACCTTCTGATGCGTGTCCACTAATAATACAAATCAATTGGTAAGTCCCGGGCTTAGTAAATGTGTATTCTTCAATGGTAGGTTCATCATTTCTTGAAACTATCCAATTTATTCCTAGCTCCCTGATCGTAAATGAATGGACGGAATCAGTGGAGTTCATCACGAATTTAACTTTTTCATTGGTTGAAAAAGCAAGACGTTCAGGTACAAAATTATAATTATTCATGATGATATTAACTTCTCCATCAGTGACTTTTGTTACGGTTGGAGTAGGTAGAGTTTCGGTCGCGCTACAGCCAATTATCATGAATAAAGCAACGCTCGTTACCAACGACATTGAAAATGTACGCATACTTAACAAATCTCCTAATTGGCTGTTAATTCTGAGAATGCGATTTTTGCTATACCGGCCATCGTATCTATCTCATTTTGTGTATGTGCTAGTGATACAAACCCGCATTCAAATTGTGACGGTGCAACATAAATACCGCTGTCTAAAAGATGATGGAAATATTTGGAGTAGGCGGAAGTATCGGAGGCTGCAGCACCGGCCCATGAACATACTTTTTCATTCGCAAAAAATACAGTAAACATAGATCCTACCCGATTGATTTGAATTGGCAGATTGGCTAGAGCCGCTGCTTTATATAACCCTTCTTCAGCCCTCGCCCCTAAAGCTTCAAGCGCTTCATATGTTTTTGGTTCACTTAATTTACTAAGGCAAGCTATGCCCGCAGAAACTGCAAGAGGATTCCCTGAAAGCGTTCCGGCTTGATAACTTGGACCAAGAGGGGAGACCATTTTCATGATTTCACGCTTTCCACCATAAGCTCCTACGGGTAAACCCCCACCAATTATTTTGCCTAGACAAGTCAGATCTGGACTTACTCCATAAAGATTTTGTGCTCCTCCATAACTGACCCGAAAACCAGTAATTACTTCATCAAAAATCAGCAATATACCATTTTGGTCACATAGCTTCCGAAGCCCTTGGAGGAACCCATTACGTGGCTTTACCACTCCCATGTTTCCTGCGATAGGCTCGACAATTATTGCTGCAATTTGATTAATATTTTCATCGATCAATTCCACAACAGAGTTTAGATCGTTGAACTCTGCTACTAGTGTTTCAGATGCGTAACTAGCTGGAACACCTGCACTTGTAGGTACGCCATGCGTAGCTGCTCCCGATCCTGCTTTTACTAGAAGGCCATCTGAATGGCCGTGGTAATTACCATTAAATTTAATTAGTTTGTTTCGATTGGTATATGCACGAGCTATGCGAATTGCGCTCATAGTGGCTTCAGTTCCAGAGCTCACTAGCCGCAGCATTTCTATAGACGGAATAGCGGTTGAAATTAATTCGGCTAGCAAAAGTTCTTTCTCAGTAGGTGCTCCAAAGCTAGTCCCTTCAAGAGCAGCTGATCTAATCGCATCTACAATCACTGGATTTGCATGTCCAAGGATTAGGGGTCCCCAAGAACCAAGGAAATCTAAATATTCGTTCCCGTCAACATCCCAAACTTTTGATCCAAGTCCTTTTGCGATGAAAGGGGGTACTCCTCCCACACCATTAAATGACCTTACAGGGCTATTCACTCCTCCTGGCATCAATTTTTGGGAGCGATTAAATAATTCTTGCGAACGTGTTTGATTCATACTCATCCCATTGCGATCCTTACTTTAAGCGCAACTGGGTCGCTTAAAGTGGATTTATATTTTGTGTAATTTGACAATAATGACCAGCGATCCCTATATACAGATAATCTTTCTCCAAGAGACTCAATGTCATTTGGTGTACCAAGATTAAGTACCCATGACGCTTCGACTGGTGCACCTGATGCGAATCTTTCAAATACAATTGACGGTATTAGCCAACATTCGTAATTAGAAGTCACACAAAGTATGAATAAATGTGCTCTTGGCCTAAATCTATCCATCTGAAAAGAGGACGAATCTTTTTGGGATATGGGTTCTCGGATAATTACTTCAGTATACGTACCATCGCCAGTACGTATGGCAAAATCTATGTCGGAGCTTGTATTTAGTGGCTTAAATACAGAAACTCCGCTTTCAATTAATTTTAAGCTGATATATTCATGAAGAGTTGGCATAGACTCAGTTTGATGTAAGGGCCTCGGCAGCAGATTTGGCGAAATAGGTAATGATCAGGTCAGCTCCTGCTCTTTTTATACTTGTGAGCATTTCAATCATTGCTTCTTGCTCATCAAGCCATCCGTTAGCAACTGCAGCCATGAGCATGGAATATTCGCCAGACACATTATACGCTGCAATTGGGTGATCAAACCGACTTTTTGCCTCTGAAATTATGTCAAGATAAGCTAGTGCGGGTTTGACCATTAAGATATCAGCACCCTCAATCGCATCTTGTGTCAATTCTCTTATTGCTTCATTAAGATTTGCGCCGTCCATTTGGTATGTTTTTCGGTCTCCATTTTTAGGAGCAGATTCTGCAGCTATCCTAAACGGTCCATAAAAAGCAGAATTCATTTTTGCTGAATATGCCATAAGAGGAATATTTTCAAATTTCTGGGAATCTAAGGTTTTTCTAATTGCTTGTATTTGCCCATCCATCATAGCCGACGGAGCAATTATGTCGGCGCCTGCACGAGCGTGTGAAAGAGCAATTTCTCCTAATAAGTTAAGAGTTTGGTCGTTATCGATAGTTCCATTACTTTGAAGGACTCCGCAGTGGCCATGATTAGTGTATTCACACAAACAGACATCCGTAATAACAATAAGGTCAGTAAATTTTTCCTTTAGCTTTTTTACAGCAGTCTGAATAATGCCCTCATCACTGTATGCTTCTGACCCAGAATCATCTTTTGTTGGGGGTATACCAAACAACAATATCGAACGTATACCTAAGCGGGTGGCCTCTTCGACTTCTTCTAGCAATAAATCAATCGATAATTGATTTTGTCGAGGCATTGGTTCTATTGGGATTTTACGATTAACGCCAGAGGTGACAAAAAGAGGATAGATAAAATCGTTTGGGCTAAGCCTAGTTTCCTTTAATAATTCCCTTAATGATGGTGTTCGCCTTAGCCGGCGGAGCCTTTTTATAGGGAATTGAGACTGAGTATTTTGAGGAAATTTGTTATTTTGAATTTGACTCATAGCCCATAAGTTCTAACAAAGCAGAATGTAGCCCTGATATCGTATGCTCTTTTGCTTCAATATCTACAGTTACACCTAAGGATACAGCAGTTTGACTAGTAACTGGTCCAATAGAAACCACTTTTGAAGCATTTATTCCTGAGATATCACCATTTAGTAGCTCGACTAAATTTTTCACAGTAGAAGAGCTAGTAAAGGTAATTGCGTCTATAGTGCCTGATGACAAAATTTCTTGGGCACTTCCTGAGCTATTTTCAGGAGTTTTCGTGTTGTAGGCATCAAGTTCTGTTACATTTGCTCCTAATTTTCTCAGCCCTAATGGAAGCGTTTCGGAGGCTATGTCTGCACGGAATAATAAGAAATTTACTCCTCCAATAGAGTAAGGTTTGAATGCTTCTGACATAGCTTCTGTTGTGTAGACATCAGGTATTAAGTCAGGGCGTATACCATATTTTTCGATTTCCTCTGCAGTGGCTGGTCCTATAGCACCTACCTTATTTTGGGAAAAAACCCTGGAATCAAGCTCCAGAAATTTCATTCTATTAAAAACTGCATCAACGCCGTTAGCGCTAGTGAAAACTACCCAGCTATAGTTACTGAGAGAGTTAATGGCGGCATCAATAAGCTTATAATTTTCTAAAGGTTGAATTTCTATAGTGGGGAGCTCTACTGGGTTCCCACCTTCCGAGCGAATCAAATCACTCAGCCTGCTCGCTTGCGTCCTAGTGCGCGTGACTAGTATTTTTTTCCCAAATAGAGGGCCTTGATCAAACCATCTTATATCGCCTCTTAATTCAACTACGTCCCCGATTATTGAAACTACAGGAGAGCTGATATTTGCAGCAATTCCTTTGCTTACGATATCGGAAAAAGTTCCATCTACTGTTTTTTGTTCGGATATCGTCCCCCATTGAGTCACTGAAATAGGGGTCTTTGGCGACTTACCTTCTTTTATAAGTGCATCAATTATTGATGGCAAACTTTTCCATCCCATGAGTATGACCAGAGTACCAGGTGTTTTAGATAATGCCTTCCAGTCCAAGCTTGACGTTGGTTTTGAAGGATCCTCTGAGCCAGTTACTACAGTGAACGCTGTAGACACCCTACGATGCGTAACGGGAATACCAGAGTAAGCTGGTACAGCAATAGCAGAGGTGATTCCTGGGATTATTTCAAATGGAACCCCTGCATTTTTTAATGCTATGGCTTCTTCACCACCTCTTCCAAATACGAAAGGATCTCCACCTTTGAGGCGGACAACATTTTTTCCTTGTAACGCAGCTTTGACTAATTGTTCATTTATCAGTTCTTGGAATGCCCCTGGGGTATCGGGTTCTTTTCCCATGTATACGAATTCTGCCTTTTTTGCTACATCGAGAAGCTCGCTAGGTGCTAATCGATCATGAACCACAACATCTGCATTTTGCAGTAATTTATACCCCTTCATTGTTATTAAGCCAGGATCACCAGGGCCTGATCCTACCAAGTAAACGGTGCCTATTTTCAATATAAACTCTCCAGT
This region includes:
- a CDS encoding cupredoxin domain-containing protein, which gives rise to MRTFSMSLVTSVALFMIIGCSATETLPTPTVTKVTDGEVNIIMNNYNFVPERLAFSTNEKVKFVMNSTDSVHSFTIRELGINWIVSRNDEPTIEEYTFTKPGTYQLICIISGHASEGMVGEVIVE
- the hemB gene encoding porphobilinogen synthase, whose amino-acid sequence is MSQIQNNKFPQNTQSQFPIKRLRRLRRTPSLRELLKETRLSPNDFIYPLFVTSGVNRKIPIEPMPRQNQLSIDLLLEEVEEATRLGIRSILLFGIPPTKDDSGSEAYSDEGIIQTAVKKLKEKFTDLIVITDVCLCEYTNHGHCGVLQSNGTIDNDQTLNLLGEIALSHARAGADIIAPSAMMDGQIQAIRKTLDSQKFENIPLMAYSAKMNSAFYGPFRIAAESAPKNGDRKTYQMDGANLNEAIRELTQDAIEGADILMVKPALAYLDIISEAKSRFDHPIAAYNVSGEYSMLMAAVANGWLDEQEAMIEMLTSIKRAGADLIITYFAKSAAEALTSN
- a CDS encoding urate hydroxylase PuuD; this encodes MELTGTAIYLDLMRVGHIFSGILWIGILYFYNFIQAVALPRMEASARPQYQTTILPFSLNIFRWASLATLAFGIALILGFAYEQGSAYWDSYQFRNIAIGGVLGIIMAFNVWFIIWPNQQKIIAAVKDTMDNGTAAPADQPKWARTALLASRTNTMLSFPMLFFMVAARHLQGLWA
- the cobA gene encoding uroporphyrinogen-III C-methyltransferase yields the protein MKIGTVYLVGSGPGDPGLITMKGYKLLQNADVVVHDRLAPSELLDVAKKAEFVYMGKEPDTPGAFQELINEQLVKAALQGKNVVRLKGGDPFVFGRGGEEAIALKNAGVPFEIIPGITSAIAVPAYSGIPVTHRRVSTAFTVVTGSEDPSKPTSSLDWKALSKTPGTLVILMGWKSLPSIIDALIKEGKSPKTPISVTQWGTISEQKTVDGTFSDIVSKGIAANISSPVVSIIGDVVELRGDIRWFDQGPLFGKKILVTRTRTQASRLSDLIRSEGGNPVELPTIEIQPLENYKLIDAAINSLSNYSWVVFTSANGVDAVFNRMKFLELDSRVFSQNKVGAIGPATAEEIEKYGIRPDLIPDVYTTEAMSEAFKPYSIGGVNFLLFRADIASETLPLGLRKLGANVTELDAYNTKTPENSSGSAQEILSSGTIDAITFTSSSTVKNLVELLNGDISGINASKVVSIGPVTSQTAVSLGVTVDIEAKEHTISGLHSALLELMGYESNSK
- a CDS encoding M20 family metallopeptidase gives rise to the protein MDNIKKAAMDAIDRNRKKLEDLSLRIHSNPEIGYEEEKASNWLEDQLDQAGFVVEHGICDLPTAFKATKGSGPLHIIVCAEYDALPGIGHACGHNVIAATAAGAGIGAAEIADDIGLKVTVLGTPAEEVLRSGGKIHLLENGAFDDAHAAMMTHPAPWDVATWPIVAAAFMEVHYEGKSAHAAGFPEKGINAADAMTIAQTSIGLLRQQIRTTDRVHGMITNGGDAFNIIPAHASADYAVRARTLDELDEVYQKVLRCFEAGALATGSKLKIIGGDKPFAHLEHDLEIANLYQLNAEVLGRKFPESNLDSPATPVSTDMGNVSLMLPTIHPAIGIDCLPAVNHQPEFTAACATDSALQALYDGAVAMAWTMIDMASQPQIKDRLLHK
- the hemL gene encoding glutamate-1-semialdehyde 2,1-aminomutase; this translates as MNQTRSQELFNRSQKLMPGGVNSPVRSFNGVGGVPPFIAKGLGSKVWDVDGNEYLDFLGSWGPLILGHANPVIVDAIRSAALEGTSFGAPTEKELLLAELISTAIPSIEMLRLVSSGTEATMSAIRIARAYTNRNKLIKFNGNYHGHSDGLLVKAGSGAATHGVPTSAGVPASYASETLVAEFNDLNSVVELIDENINQIAAIIVEPIAGNMGVVKPRNGFLQGLRKLCDQNGILLIFDEVITGFRVSYGGAQNLYGVSPDLTCLGKIIGGGLPVGAYGGKREIMKMVSPLGPSYQAGTLSGNPLAVSAGIACLSKLSEPKTYEALEALGARAEEGLYKAAALANLPIQINRVGSMFTVFFANEKVCSWAGAAASDTSAYSKYFHHLLDSGIYVAPSQFECGFVSLAHTQNEIDTMAGIAKIAFSELTAN